The following proteins are co-located in the Solanum pennellii chromosome 8, SPENNV200 genome:
- the LOC107027695 gene encoding uncharacterized protein LOC107027695, translating to MIKHPDIDYTVPLDIELKEHPVYSFHVEAEPDGLPLYFHIKKYLESGTYPYDATANKKKSIPRMTLSFFLSGEILYRRTPDSGLLRCVDVVKAARLIEQIHAGVCGTHMNGSHWQERSFEPVTSG from the coding sequence ATGATTAAACATCCGGATATAGATTATACTGTTCCTTtggatatagagttgaaagagcATCCAGTCTATAGTTTCCATGTCGAAGCAGAACCAGACGGTTTGcctttgtattttcatataaagaagtatttggagtcTGGAACTTATCCTTATGATGCTACGGCCAACAAAAAGAAGTCGATACCCCGTATGACCCTCAGTTTCTTTTTAAGTGGAGAAAtcctttataggaggactccagattCGGGTCTTCTAAGATGCGTTGATGTCGTCAAAGCTGCGAGGCTTATTGAACAAATACATGCCGGAGTTTGTGGCACGCATATGAATGGTTCACATTGGCAAGAAAGATCCTTCGAGCCGGTTActtctggatga